One window of the bacterium genome contains the following:
- a CDS encoding ABC transporter ATP-binding protein, whose amino-acid sequence MTPGFDEEEAVGKVYDAQLIARMWPLMRPHWRFLLAGSLLIPIRPLLMLIPASLFGVALNHLSGQGGFPGLKILSFVAEPPGGIPLIPWLGFVFLCVTGLLVLVEFARQISMAVLGGRTMRALRERLFDHVQRLPLKFFDTYPVGRLVTRLGNDVESLGEMFSGGLIMMIADLFLMTVFASVLFYLNWELALVAMAVVPVLVVASIIFRWKVREAYRLVRVRIARINAHLQETITGMKVVQLFAREKRNFGDFSAINREHRNAWFRSINFDALLSASIELSGNLTIALILWYGAQMLEMGVVDLGLIFVFYDYMRKFIQPLQELSARYSVMQSSMASLERIFQLLDVEPEPEEAIERREVVGAVEFENVTFAYNPDDPVLKDLSFRVEPGERIALVGHTGAGKTTILKLLARMYEPQRGRILVDGVDIREFSRAELRRHIAFVLQDVFLFTGDIAYNIGLGRDDISQEEIESAARTVHVDEFVRRLPDGYAHEVRERGLNFSVGERQLLSFARALAQRPQILLLDEATSSVDTETEVLIQDALHRLMEGKTSMVVAHRLSTIQDVDRIYVLHHGEIREVGNHEALLAERGLYWRLYQLQYAAQDAA is encoded by the coding sequence TTGACGCCGGGTTTCGACGAAGAGGAGGCTGTAGGCAAGGTCTACGACGCGCAATTGATCGCGCGGATGTGGCCTCTGATGCGCCCGCACTGGCGGTTCCTGCTGGCGGGGTCGCTGCTGATCCCGATCCGTCCGCTCCTGATGTTGATTCCCGCTTCACTTTTCGGGGTCGCGCTCAATCACCTGTCGGGTCAGGGCGGTTTCCCGGGGCTGAAAATCCTCTCCTTCGTGGCGGAACCGCCCGGGGGTATCCCGCTGATTCCCTGGCTCGGGTTCGTGTTCCTTTGCGTCACCGGCCTGCTGGTCCTGGTTGAATTCGCTCGTCAGATCTCGATGGCGGTTCTCGGCGGACGCACCATGCGCGCGTTGCGGGAGCGACTCTTCGATCACGTGCAACGACTGCCGCTGAAGTTTTTCGACACCTATCCGGTAGGTCGCCTGGTCACGCGCCTGGGCAATGACGTCGAATCGCTGGGCGAGATGTTCTCGGGCGGTCTGATCATGATGATCGCCGACCTGTTCCTGATGACGGTCTTTGCCAGCGTGCTCTTCTATCTGAACTGGGAACTGGCTCTCGTGGCGATGGCTGTGGTTCCGGTTCTGGTCGTGGCTTCGATCATCTTCCGCTGGAAGGTGCGCGAGGCGTATCGCCTGGTGCGGGTGCGCATCGCCCGCATCAATGCGCATCTGCAGGAGACCATCACCGGAATGAAGGTGGTCCAGCTCTTCGCCCGCGAAAAGCGCAACTTCGGCGATTTTTCGGCCATCAACAGAGAACACCGCAACGCCTGGTTCAGGTCGATCAACTTCGACGCACTTCTTTCCGCGTCGATCGAGCTCTCCGGAAACCTCACGATCGCGTTGATCCTCTGGTACGGAGCCCAGATGCTCGAGATGGGCGTGGTCGATCTCGGCTTGATCTTCGTTTTCTACGACTACATGCGGAAGTTCATCCAGCCGCTCCAGGAACTCTCGGCGCGCTACTCAGTCATGCAGTCTTCGATGGCCAGTCTCGAGCGCATTTTTCAGCTGCTCGATGTCGAGCCCGAACCCGAAGAGGCGATCGAGCGTCGCGAGGTCGTCGGCGCAGTCGAGTTCGAGAACGTGACATTCGCCTACAATCCGGACGATCCGGTCCTGAAAGACCTGAGTTTTCGCGTCGAGCCCGGCGAGCGCATCGCTCTGGTCGGGCACACCGGGGCGGGCAAGACCACGATCCTGAAGCTGTTGGCGCGAATGTACGAGCCACAGAGGGGTCGCATCCTCGTCGACGGTGTCGATATCCGCGAATTCTCGCGCGCGGAACTCCGACGCCACATCGCCTTCGTGCTGCAGGACGTCTTCCTGTTCACGGGCGATATCGCCTACAACATCGGGCTGGGCCGAGACGATATCTCGCAGGAAGAGATCGAGTCCGCGGCTCGAACCGTCCATGTCGACGAGTTCGTGCGGCGCCTGCCCGATGGCTATGCCCACGAAGTCCGGGAGCGCGGGCTCAACTTCTCGGTTGGCGAGCGCCAACTGCTTTCCTTCGCCAGGGCGCTGGCTCAGCGGCCGCAGATCCTGCTTCTGGACGAGGCGACCTCGAGCGTCGATACCGAGACGGAGGTCCTGATCCAGGACGCGCTGCACCGCCTGATGGAGGGCAAGACCTCGATGGTCGTGGCTCATCGCCTCTCCACGATCCAGGATGTCGATCGCATCTACGTCCTGCATCACGGGGAGATCCGGGAGGTCGGCAATCACGAAGCCCTGCTGGCCGAGCGCGGGCTCTACTGGCGGCTCTATCAACTGCAGTACGCCGCCCAGGATGCCGCCTGA
- the smc gene encoding chromosome segregation protein SMC — translation MRIRSLEITGFKSFADRTVLAFDRGISAIVGPNGCGKSNVIDALRWVMGEQNPRRLRGSIMEDMIFSGSDKRQPIGMSEVVLTLDNSDGLAVPPYDGFSEIQVARRLYRSGESEYLINKTHCRLRDVLDFFLDTGVGTRGYTIVEQGHIADLVSNKPEDRRQIFEQAAGIGKYRQRRRETESKLKSTEQNLLRVNDILIELKRQIGALDRQAAKAKRFKKLKAELRDLELVVAKQEYTCEADALADSESNFERLRAEASELDARVSREEAELETGRRAHLDHERELQQMSEKLYSVRSAIQSLESRVDYERREREGLLQLADERESEVRELEEQHGAHIISLNEAVGELSSVQERLSADETDLARRDGELRAESEKLSALQGRREGLQARLVELSADEATIESQGEALEDRRNELEIRLRENDEALEQGTEAADALRRDEAGIEARLRRGLAESEELGRLFAEQLRSGDELRARSEELTETLGQTRERLHQVAAQLESQREIERRESMRAAALLEQIPAAERGAIRARLTDVIRVADGLEPALEAVLAGRLESLLVEGSDAALSILAHLREKSVGRATLLPLGAGEVSGETGFVPLGRSLSDFLDVDERYLHLVQRLLADVYVVDNLQQAIDRFGIGGCPAVFVTRDGEILDRSGTLTGGLGVPPGALSRAGEIRRLAAELESLEPRCEALAVELAELNERGLQLEAEIENTRNRRHTAELAVVNLEKDLERTRERSKEALQLVEGHRTGKEALLSQTQRNAERLDELAERRSEFEQSRAKAELLRRELSEEIQTLIREVERTEQRLVQSRIELAELGARRDQLLEARDRLQNSVDEAHEWINRRKEEVDNARERAETLQRSCEEASRELSEKIGDEEQLRLGQDQLREAYESSAQTLESVDQSVREAHQVRETHREQLSNFELSLQEARLKRDQVIERMRERYDLDIAAYEPTEEQLAGDPAQREAELEKLRQTLRSLGDVHLGAIEEYEEVSERHRYLSEQKGDLELSIERLRGAIGRINRTSRNLFRQTFEAIDKEFRVIFPRMFDGGRAHLSLTESEDVLEAGIDISAMPPGKKLQNVNLLSGGEKTLTAISLLMAIFTVKPSPFFLLDEVDAALDDANAGRFNGLLREMATASQFLMITHNKASIEIADTMFGVTMQEPGLSKLVTVDLVS, via the coding sequence GTGCGAATCCGTTCTCTTGAGATCACGGGGTTCAAATCGTTCGCCGATCGAACGGTGCTCGCGTTTGATCGCGGAATCTCGGCAATCGTCGGCCCGAACGGCTGCGGCAAATCGAATGTGATCGACGCCCTGCGTTGGGTGATGGGCGAGCAGAATCCCCGTCGCCTGCGCGGCTCGATCATGGAAGACATGATCTTCTCCGGTTCGGACAAGCGACAGCCCATTGGCATGTCCGAGGTCGTTCTCACGCTCGACAATTCCGACGGTCTGGCCGTGCCGCCCTACGACGGGTTTTCCGAGATCCAGGTTGCGCGGCGTCTGTACCGCTCGGGAGAGAGCGAGTACCTGATCAACAAGACGCACTGCCGACTGCGCGACGTGCTCGACTTCTTCCTCGACACGGGCGTCGGCACGCGCGGCTACACGATTGTGGAGCAGGGGCACATCGCGGACCTGGTTTCGAACAAGCCCGAGGATCGACGACAGATCTTCGAGCAGGCTGCGGGCATCGGGAAATACCGGCAGCGGCGTCGCGAAACCGAGTCCAAGCTGAAGTCGACCGAGCAGAATCTGTTGCGCGTCAACGACATTCTCATCGAACTCAAGCGCCAGATCGGTGCCCTCGATCGCCAGGCCGCGAAGGCCAAGCGCTTCAAGAAACTCAAGGCGGAACTGCGCGATCTCGAACTCGTCGTCGCAAAGCAGGAGTACACGTGCGAAGCGGACGCTCTCGCCGATAGCGAGTCGAACTTCGAGCGATTGCGTGCGGAGGCGTCGGAACTCGACGCGCGCGTGTCCCGTGAAGAGGCGGAACTGGAAACGGGGCGGCGCGCCCATCTGGACCACGAGCGCGAACTCCAGCAGATGAGCGAGAAACTGTACTCGGTCCGCTCGGCCATCCAGTCGCTCGAAAGTCGCGTGGATTACGAGCGTCGCGAGCGCGAGGGGCTCCTGCAGCTGGCGGACGAACGAGAATCCGAGGTGCGAGAACTCGAAGAGCAGCACGGCGCCCACATCATTTCCTTGAACGAGGCGGTCGGCGAGCTGTCTTCGGTCCAGGAGCGTCTCAGCGCGGACGAAACCGATCTGGCGCGACGCGATGGCGAGTTGCGCGCAGAGTCCGAAAAGCTCTCGGCTTTGCAAGGCCGCCGCGAAGGACTCCAGGCGCGCCTGGTCGAGCTTTCTGCGGACGAGGCGACGATCGAGAGCCAGGGCGAAGCCCTCGAAGATCGCCGCAACGAACTGGAAATCCGTCTGCGCGAGAACGACGAAGCGCTGGAGCAGGGTACCGAGGCAGCCGATGCGCTGCGCCGCGACGAAGCGGGCATCGAGGCGCGTCTGCGTCGCGGTCTGGCCGAGAGCGAAGAACTCGGGCGGCTCTTCGCCGAGCAGCTTCGCAGCGGAGACGAGCTGCGCGCCCGTTCCGAGGAGTTGACCGAGACGCTCGGTCAGACGCGCGAGCGCCTGCACCAGGTGGCGGCGCAACTGGAGTCGCAGCGCGAGATCGAACGACGCGAGTCCATGCGCGCGGCCGCGCTTCTGGAGCAGATTCCGGCCGCTGAGCGCGGCGCAATTCGCGCCCGCCTGACCGACGTGATCCGCGTGGCAGACGGCCTGGAGCCGGCTCTCGAAGCGGTTCTGGCGGGTCGGCTCGAATCACTGCTGGTCGAAGGTTCCGACGCCGCCTTGTCGATTCTCGCGCATCTGCGCGAGAAGTCGGTGGGACGCGCCACGCTGCTTCCCCTGGGCGCAGGTGAGGTCTCGGGCGAGACGGGCTTCGTTCCCCTGGGTCGATCCCTGAGCGATTTCCTCGATGTCGACGAGCGCTACTTGCATCTCGTGCAGCGATTGCTGGCCGATGTCTACGTGGTCGACAATCTGCAACAGGCGATCGATCGTTTCGGCATCGGAGGCTGTCCTGCGGTTTTCGTGACTCGAGACGGCGAGATCCTGGATCGCAGTGGGACGCTCACAGGCGGGCTCGGGGTTCCTCCGGGTGCGTTGAGTCGGGCCGGCGAGATCCGGCGCCTGGCCGCGGAGCTCGAAAGCCTGGAGCCGCGTTGCGAGGCCCTGGCCGTGGAGTTGGCCGAGCTCAACGAGCGCGGTCTGCAGCTGGAAGCCGAGATCGAGAACACCCGAAATCGCCGCCACACCGCTGAGTTGGCCGTGGTCAATCTGGAAAAGGACCTGGAACGAACCCGAGAGCGCAGCAAGGAAGCTCTGCAGCTGGTCGAGGGGCATCGCACGGGCAAAGAGGCCCTGCTCTCGCAGACGCAGCGGAATGCCGAGCGGCTCGATGAGCTGGCCGAGCGGCGCTCCGAATTCGAGCAGTCCCGCGCGAAGGCCGAGCTTCTGCGCCGGGAACTCTCCGAAGAGATCCAGACACTGATCCGCGAGGTCGAACGGACGGAACAGCGGCTCGTCCAGTCGCGCATCGAACTGGCCGAACTGGGTGCGCGACGCGACCAGTTGCTGGAGGCTCGCGATCGCCTGCAGAACAGCGTCGATGAGGCGCACGAATGGATCAATCGGCGCAAGGAAGAGGTCGACAATGCGCGCGAGCGCGCGGAAACGCTGCAGCGCTCGTGCGAGGAAGCCTCTCGCGAGTTGAGCGAGAAGATCGGCGACGAAGAACAGCTCCGCCTCGGCCAGGATCAGCTGCGAGAAGCCTATGAGAGCAGTGCCCAGACGCTCGAGTCGGTCGACCAATCCGTCCGTGAGGCCCACCAGGTCCGCGAAACGCATCGCGAACAGCTGTCGAATTTCGAACTCTCATTGCAGGAAGCGCGCTTGAAGCGCGACCAGGTGATCGAGCGCATGCGCGAGCGCTACGATCTGGACATCGCGGCCTACGAGCCCACCGAAGAGCAACTGGCTGGCGATCCAGCCCAGCGCGAAGCCGAACTCGAAAAGCTTCGCCAGACCTTGCGCTCGCTGGGCGACGTCCACCTGGGTGCGATCGAAGAGTACGAGGAAGTCTCCGAACGCCATCGCTATCTGAGCGAGCAGAAAGGCGATCTCGAACTCTCCATCGAACGGCTGCGCGGTGCCATCGGGCGCATCAATCGCACCAGTCGCAATCTGTTCCGCCAGACTTTCGAGGCCATCGACAAGGAATTCCGGGTCATTTTCCCGCGGATGTTCGACGGGGGAAGGGCGCATCTGTCGCTGACGGAATCGGAAGACGTGCTGGAGGCGGGAATCGATATTTCCGCAATGCCGCCGGGCAAGAAGCTGCAGAACGTGAATCTGCTCTCCGGAGGCGAGAAGACCCTGACGGCGATCTCGCTATTGATGGCGATTTTCACGGTCAAACCGTCGCCGTTCTTCCTGCTGGATGAGGTGGATGCTGCACTCGACGACGCCAATGCGGGGCGTTTCAACGGATTGCTGCGGGAAATGGCGACGGCGTCGCAGTTCTTGATGATTACCCACAACAAGGCCTCGATAGAGATCGCCGACACGATGTTCGGCGTGACCATGCAGGAGCCGGGTCTTTCCAAGCTCGTCACCGTCGATCTGGTTTCGTAG
- the ftsY gene encoding signal recognition particle-docking protein FtsY: protein MPQALVETLFLGGIASLLLGLLVCIGIAYPRALRDRALERRGDETARAATPPPAAAPAYEPPPLEIAEPIAAEPVVEERPPAAAAPPTPAPAPPRVAPDYKRGLRISRKAFIGRLQNLLSGKGELDSQTLEEVEEILFAADLGVATADDLLQVARSASSPGEVTARLESRAVEILAGLPPAHVELAEPVHVILVVGVNGSGKTTSIGKLAHRYMTEGKRVMVAAADTYRAAAIDQLAVWAERAGVDIVKGTPGGDPASVAFDAVKSAPTRDVNVVIIDTAGRLQTDQGLMDELNKIQRVVQKEIPSAPHEVILVLDGNTGQNAIRQAQEFSRSVTVSSILLSKLDGTAKGGVVLGIAQEIGLPVRYVGMGEGVGDLYDFDAEEFARALFAPADSGEATPS from the coding sequence ATGCCGCAAGCGCTCGTAGAAACTCTATTTCTCGGAGGTATCGCCTCCCTGCTCCTCGGCCTCCTGGTCTGCATCGGGATCGCCTACCCGCGCGCTCTGCGCGACCGAGCTCTGGAGCGGAGAGGAGACGAAACCGCCCGGGCCGCCACGCCGCCGCCGGCCGCCGCTCCTGCCTACGAGCCACCTCCGCTCGAGATCGCGGAGCCGATTGCTGCGGAGCCGGTGGTCGAAGAGAGGCCGCCCGCGGCCGCAGCGCCGCCAACTCCGGCACCGGCTCCGCCCCGTGTCGCACCGGACTACAAGCGCGGTCTGCGAATCAGCCGCAAGGCATTCATCGGCCGTCTTCAGAATCTGCTCTCGGGAAAGGGCGAACTCGACAGTCAGACGCTCGAAGAGGTGGAAGAGATCCTGTTCGCTGCGGACCTGGGGGTCGCGACCGCCGATGATCTGCTTCAGGTGGCGCGCTCTGCGTCGAGTCCCGGCGAGGTGACGGCTCGGCTCGAGTCCCGCGCCGTCGAGATCCTGGCGGGATTGCCACCCGCGCACGTTGAACTGGCTGAACCGGTGCACGTGATCCTGGTGGTAGGTGTGAACGGATCGGGCAAGACGACCTCGATTGGCAAGCTCGCTCACCGCTATATGACCGAGGGCAAGCGAGTGATGGTGGCGGCTGCAGATACCTATCGCGCAGCCGCGATCGATCAGCTGGCGGTGTGGGCCGAGCGGGCCGGTGTCGACATCGTCAAGGGCACACCGGGCGGAGATCCGGCATCGGTCGCATTCGATGCCGTGAAATCCGCGCCGACTCGAGACGTCAACGTGGTGATCATCGACACCGCAGGGCGTCTACAGACGGACCAGGGCTTGATGGACGAGTTGAACAAGATCCAGCGGGTCGTGCAGAAGGAGATCCCCAGCGCTCCGCACGAGGTTATTCTGGTACTCGATGGAAACACCGGGCAGAATGCGATCCGCCAGGCGCAGGAATTCTCTCGCTCGGTCACCGTGTCGAGCATCCTGTTGAGCAAACTCGACGGGACTGCGAAAGGTGGCGTCGTATTGGGAATCGCCCAGGAAATCGGCCTGCCCGTCCGGTATGTGGGCATGGGCGAGGGCGTGGGAGATCTGTACGACTTCGATGCCGAAGAGTTCGCCCGGGCGCTTTTCGCCCCCGCCGATTCGGGCGAAGCCACTCCCTCCTGA
- a CDS encoding wax ester/triacylglycerol synthase family O-acyltransferase, whose protein sequence is MSSYRFERLSAQDAAFLAAEGPNTHMHVGAVFLAESGGLKTEEGGVDIQRVRDFIAARLHRIPRYRQRLAYTPLRGIPVWIDDEHFHIDYHVRHTSLPRPGTDDQLKKLIARITSQQLDRRRPLWETWVVEGLDYGNRLALITKVHHCMIDGAAGSDLMMVLMSLDPNEEIGTAPSFVPRPHPSALELMRDDVGQVLTGPFEMAQRVRESMGETDPRDALRGVGELVRSGLSPAPSTPINLPIGPHRRFDWIVTDLDDVKMVKDKLGGTVNDVVLTVVAGAVRSFLRYRRVDVTDIDFKVSAPVSMRSPSDKGAMGNRVSAWIVPLPVGEDDPMTRLELVREATGHLKGSQGALGADVLSAVTEWTGTTLLSLGTRLQNVFLPANMIVTNVPGPQIPLYLVGAKLLETFPIVPLFASQGLGIALFSYDGRLCWGLNADHDVMADLREFRTGLQTSFDELRTLAGIPVS, encoded by the coding sequence GTGTCGAGTTATCGCTTTGAGCGGCTCTCTGCTCAGGATGCGGCCTTCCTGGCTGCGGAGGGGCCCAACACCCATATGCATGTGGGGGCCGTTTTTCTGGCCGAATCCGGCGGTCTGAAGACGGAAGAGGGCGGTGTCGACATCCAGCGCGTGCGCGATTTCATCGCGGCGCGCCTGCATAGGATTCCCCGCTACCGACAGCGGCTGGCCTACACGCCATTGCGAGGCATTCCGGTCTGGATCGACGACGAGCATTTCCATATCGACTATCACGTTCGGCACACCTCTCTACCCCGGCCCGGAACCGATGACCAGCTCAAGAAGCTGATCGCACGGATCACCTCACAGCAACTGGACCGCCGTCGTCCACTCTGGGAGACCTGGGTCGTCGAGGGGCTCGACTACGGCAATCGCCTCGCGCTGATCACCAAGGTGCATCACTGCATGATCGACGGTGCCGCGGGCTCGGATCTGATGATGGTCTTGATGAGCCTGGACCCAAACGAGGAGATTGGAACGGCACCGAGCTTCGTACCGCGTCCGCATCCTTCTGCGCTCGAGTTGATGCGCGATGACGTCGGCCAGGTATTGACGGGTCCGTTCGAGATGGCGCAACGTGTGCGCGAGTCGATGGGCGAAACCGATCCCCGCGATGCCTTGCGCGGTGTCGGAGAACTCGTGCGCAGCGGCCTGTCTCCCGCGCCGAGTACCCCCATCAATCTTCCCATCGGTCCACATCGCCGTTTCGACTGGATCGTGACCGATCTCGATGACGTCAAGATGGTCAAGGACAAACTCGGCGGCACGGTGAACGATGTGGTGCTGACCGTCGTGGCGGGGGCCGTCCGATCGTTCCTGCGCTATCGCCGTGTCGATGTCACCGATATCGATTTCAAGGTCTCGGCACCGGTCAGCATGCGCTCGCCTTCGGACAAGGGAGCGATGGGCAATCGCGTGTCGGCCTGGATCGTGCCGCTTCCGGTGGGAGAAGACGATCCGATGACGCGCCTGGAACTCGTGCGCGAGGCGACCGGGCATCTCAAGGGTTCCCAGGGGGCGTTGGGAGCAGACGTCCTCAGCGCCGTGACGGAGTGGACGGGAACCACGTTACTGTCGCTGGGAACGCGTCTTCAGAACGTCTTCTTGCCCGCGAACATGATCGTCACCAATGTGCCTGGTCCGCAGATTCCGTTGTATCTGGTCGGCGCCAAGCTCCTGGAGACTTTTCCGATCGTCCCGCTGTTCGCGAGTCAGGGCCTGGGAATCGCGCTGTTCAGCTACGACGGTCGACTCTGTTGGGGCCTGAATGCAGATCACGACGTGATGGCCGATCTGCGCGAGTTCCGGACGGGATTGCAGACCAGCTTCGACGAATTGCGCACCCTGGCGGGCATCCCCGTCAGTTGA
- the glpK gene encoding glycerol kinase GlpK, which yields MSNYVLALDQGTTSSRALLFDRAGNIVASEAHEFTQIYPEPGWVEHDASEIWDTQLRALRGTVEKAGIAAGEIAAIGITNQRETAVVWDRSTGEPIYNAIVWQSRQTVPICDELKRRGLEDLFVERTGLVVDAYFSGTKIKWILDHVDGALERARRGELAFGTIDSWLIYKLTGGEVHATEYSNASRTLIYDIQKLRWDPDLLEALDIPEKMLAEVRSSSGEFGRTHADILEGARIPIAGAAGDQQAALFGQACFEPGSVKNTYGTGCFMLMNTGDELRRSESGLLSTIAWGIGDRVEYALEGSIFVAGAAVQWLRDELGLLSDATESEAQARSVDDTGGVYLVPAFTGLGAPYWDPDARGALLGLTRGSSRAHVIRATLESIAYQSRDVLTCFEKDSGLSIAQLQVDGGATANDFLMQFQADITGIPVRRPVILETTGLGAAYLAGLSTGFWKDRSQIGENWQEERCFEPQLDASRREQLYEGWLSAVGRVRGR from the coding sequence ATGTCGAATTACGTCCTGGCCCTGGATCAGGGGACTACCAGTTCCCGAGCACTGCTTTTCGATCGCGCCGGCAATATCGTCGCGAGCGAGGCGCACGAATTCACACAGATTTATCCTGAGCCGGGCTGGGTCGAGCACGACGCCAGCGAGATCTGGGACACCCAGTTGCGAGCGCTGCGGGGGACCGTCGAGAAGGCGGGGATTGCGGCGGGCGAGATCGCAGCGATCGGAATCACGAATCAACGCGAGACTGCGGTCGTCTGGGATCGCTCGACGGGTGAGCCGATCTACAACGCGATCGTCTGGCAATCGCGTCAGACGGTCCCGATCTGCGATGAGCTGAAGCGACGAGGACTCGAAGATCTTTTCGTCGAGCGGACCGGTCTCGTGGTGGACGCTTATTTCTCTGGAACGAAGATCAAGTGGATTCTCGATCACGTCGATGGCGCGCTCGAGCGCGCACGTCGCGGAGAACTCGCCTTCGGAACGATCGATAGTTGGCTGATCTACAAGCTGACTGGCGGTGAGGTTCACGCGACCGAGTACAGCAACGCTTCGCGCACATTGATCTACGACATCCAGAAGCTGCGCTGGGATCCCGATCTGCTCGAGGCGCTCGATATTCCGGAGAAGATGCTGGCGGAGGTGCGATCCTCCAGCGGCGAGTTCGGAAGGACCCACGCCGACATACTGGAAGGTGCGCGAATTCCGATCGCGGGTGCTGCGGGAGACCAGCAGGCGGCGCTATTCGGCCAGGCCTGCTTCGAGCCGGGGTCGGTCAAGAATACCTACGGCACTGGCTGTTTCATGTTGATGAACACCGGAGATGAACTGCGCCGATCGGAGTCGGGGCTCTTGAGCACGATCGCGTGGGGGATCGGGGATCGCGTCGAGTACGCGCTCGAGGGTTCGATCTTCGTGGCGGGTGCAGCCGTGCAATGGCTTCGCGACGAACTCGGGCTCCTATCGGATGCTACGGAAAGCGAGGCACAGGCGCGGAGTGTCGATGACACCGGCGGCGTCTACCTGGTTCCCGCGTTTACCGGACTGGGCGCGCCGTACTGGGATCCCGATGCGCGCGGGGCGTTGCTCGGGCTGACCCGGGGTTCCAGTCGCGCTCACGTGATCCGCGCCACTCTGGAGTCGATTGCCTATCAGAGCCGCGACGTACTGACGTGTTTCGAAAAGGATTCCGGCCTGAGCATTGCGCAACTCCAGGTCGACGGTGGCGCGACCGCGAACGACTTCTTGATGCAGTTTCAAGCCGATATCACCGGCATTCCCGTGAGGCGTCCTGTGATTCTCGAGACCACCGGGCTCGGCGCTGCATATCTCGCCGGGCTTTCGACCGGATTCTGGAAGGATCGCAGCCAGATCGGAGAAAACTGGCAGGAAGAGCGATGCTTTGAACCGCAACTCGACGCTTCGCGTCGTGAACAACTATACGAAGGTTGGCTGAGCGCAGTTGGCCGCGTGCGAGGGCGCTGA
- a CDS encoding glycerophosphodiester phosphodiesterase, which produces MSFLNIAHRGASVDAPENTLEAFALAIDQRADMIETDLHLMRCGEIALYHDDKIDGIDVADLTLEELRSRQPGVPTLVETLDSFGKRISFNLEFKRSGDADYEGLEARVLEEVNSRGLIERTLFSSFYDSILARVRSLEPRARIGLLVSSRSAEKVEERARRLSAEACHLFVSLVSRERTAELHDEGFRVHVYTVDDAEKQNELVEFGVDGIFTNVPARLRALLDA; this is translated from the coding sequence ATGAGTTTCTTGAATATTGCCCACCGGGGTGCTTCGGTTGACGCGCCCGAGAATACGCTCGAGGCCTTTGCTCTGGCCATCGATCAACGGGCCGACATGATCGAGACCGACCTGCACCTGATGCGCTGCGGCGAGATCGCGCTCTACCACGACGACAAGATCGACGGCATCGACGTCGCTGATCTCACGCTCGAAGAATTGCGTTCGCGCCAGCCAGGCGTGCCGACTCTGGTCGAGACTCTGGACTCGTTCGGCAAGCGAATCTCTTTCAACCTGGAATTCAAGCGTTCCGGAGATGCCGACTACGAAGGGCTCGAGGCGCGCGTGCTCGAGGAAGTGAACTCGCGTGGGCTGATCGAGCGGACGCTCTTCTCGTCTTTCTACGACTCGATCCTGGCGCGGGTCCGCAGCCTGGAGCCTCGCGCCCGCATTGGACTGCTCGTATCGTCCCGGTCGGCAGAGAAGGTCGAGGAACGAGCTCGCCGTCTGTCAGCGGAAGCCTGCCATCTTTTCGTGTCACTCGTTTCGCGAGAGCGCACGGCAGAGTTGCACGACGAAGGCTTCCGAGTGCACGTTTATACGGTCGACGATGCGGAAAAGCAGAACGAACTGGTCGAATTCGGCGTCGACGGCATTTTTACGAATGTGCCAGCCAGACTACGAGCGCTTCTCGACGCCTGA